Proteins encoded in a region of the Haloarcula sp. CBA1129 genome:
- the moaC gene encoding cyclic pyranopterin monophosphate synthase MoaC — MPEEFTHVDEAGDAQMVDVGDKAESQRRAVARGQIRLTESTLAAIDADEVEKGDVLTTARIGAIQAVKHTWETVPMCHQIPITNVEVEFTVGEEAVEITVAVETVGKTGCEMEALEGVTTGLNVVWDMVKANEKDENGEYPATAIEDIRVVEKTVDR, encoded by the coding sequence ATGCCCGAGGAGTTCACGCACGTCGACGAGGCGGGGGATGCACAGATGGTCGATGTCGGCGACAAGGCCGAGAGCCAGCGCCGTGCAGTCGCACGTGGTCAGATTCGTCTCACTGAATCCACGCTGGCGGCCATCGACGCCGACGAGGTGGAGAAAGGCGATGTGCTGACGACGGCCCGCATCGGCGCGATTCAGGCGGTGAAACACACGTGGGAAACGGTGCCGATGTGCCATCAGATCCCCATCACGAACGTCGAAGTCGAGTTCACCGTCGGCGAGGAGGCCGTCGAAATCACAGTTGCAGTCGAGACGGTCGGCAAGACCGGGTGCGAGATGGAGGCGCTGGAGGGTGTAACGACCGGCCTTAACGTCGTCTGGGACATGGTGAAGGCAAACGAGAAAGACGAAAACGGCGAGTACCCCGCGACGGCTATCGAGGATATCCGCGTGGTCGAGAAGACGGTCGACCGCTGA
- a CDS encoding molybdenum cofactor biosynthesis protein B — protein sequence MGHEHDDSTSHDEADHSHGEHGHDSDHGHGHGEDDHHAHDAEVVDIGVLTVSTSRTLADDPAGDIITAACEDAGHRIAERRLVADEMDAIEDAVAALLDDGVDVVLTTGGTGLTPDDVTVDAIEPLFDRPIPGFGELFRWRSYEEVGPMAMASRATAGVVDDRLVFCLPGSENAARTGVEELVAPAVGHLLGLVRR from the coding sequence ATGGGACACGAACACGACGACTCGACCAGCCATGACGAGGCGGATCACAGCCATGGAGAGCATGGACATGACAGTGACCACGGCCACGGTCACGGCGAGGACGACCATCACGCCCACGACGCTGAAGTGGTCGACATAGGGGTCCTCACTGTCTCGACCTCGCGAACGCTGGCGGACGACCCGGCGGGCGACATCATCACCGCGGCCTGCGAAGACGCGGGACACAGAATCGCTGAGCGTCGCCTCGTCGCCGACGAGATGGACGCTATCGAGGATGCCGTCGCCGCCCTGCTGGACGACGGTGTCGATGTGGTTCTGACGACCGGCGGGACTGGTCTCACACCCGACGATGTGACCGTCGACGCCATCGAACCGCTGTTCGACCGCCCGATTCCCGGGTTCGGCGAACTGTTCCGCTGGCGCTCCTACGAGGAGGTCGGGCCGATGGCGATGGCCTCGCGCGCGACCGCCGGCGTCGTCGACGACCGTCTGGTGTTCTGTCTACCCGGGAGCGAGAACGCTGCCCGTACCGGTGTGGAGGAACTGGTCGCGCCGGCAGTGGGCCACCTGCTGGGGCTCGTTCGCCGATAA